TTTAATTATTATCCTTGTTACAATATAATCAGATTTCTTTGTGAAGGTTTAACATGTATCTCAAAATTAAGAAACAGTGCAGAAAGTTACCTGAACACATCATGAGGCCCCGTAACAGGAAGTTCTGTAGATGTGTAGCACTTGAAGAGTCGTACACGGCCATCAGCCGGAAAAAGCGTAAACTGGGAAGGGTATGACCCAAGGGGTGATGAGCACTGACCACAGAGAAGTTCAACCCACTCGAAATCATTCATAAGGTTAGATGCTTTAACGATGAAGCTACTACCCAGAGAAATAGTTTTTGTTAATTTGTAATCCCTTTTAGTCTCCAACACAGTCTGCTTTTTCTGGTTCACTGAAGATATTTGTGAAGGGTTACCTTCAGCTTTCCCACTGTATTCATTGGCATAACAGCAATGGCATGGATCTACCAGCGACAAATCGACCTCTTTGTTAGATTCATCCATGTTCTCAACGCAACAGTCATTTTTAGACTTCTCAAAGTTCAGTTCAATATCAATTTCCATCTGACAAGTGCCAGATTGATCAGTCTGAAGAGTGTCTCCATTTGTTTCACTACTACTAACACTAGGTCCCTCGTCGAAAATTAATGGAGGTTGTGCATGGGCAGCGGTGATATTTGCTTGCTCTTCTGAATTCTTCAATTTTATCTTCCCAGTGGTATGATCTTTTCCTGCACTAACATCAGATGTAGCTTCTTTTACATCAACAAAATCACTACTAAGCTCCAAACAAGCTACCTGAGCCACTATATCTGCCTCCAGATAGTCTGTTTCTATAGTAATGGCAGTTGTATCCAGTAGACTTGTTCCCTCTAAACGACCATATGCATTAATAAACTGAGCTACAAGCTTCTCGCCTGCACCACCAAACGAGGTGCAACATCCACCGAACCAATTGTCAGCCACCTCTTCCCAGTTTACAGATGGCATTTCCATGATTTTCCTGGGAGGAATAGGGTATCTGGATTGTTAAACTCACCACCAAgacaattccaaaacaaactTCTGCACAATAAGAAATTATTTTACCTAGGTCCTCAAGTATAGTTATTAAACATGTTAATAGGAAATCATGTGCAAAAGATAACCAATATACACCAGCTCCTAAGTAGCCAAAAATTATAAAAACATAAAACTACTACTTGCAGTAAGAAATTTATCGATACACAGCTTTGGTGGAAGACAGCATTAATTTGATTCTGATCTAAAGATTGCAGGCTCTTCGAGAAATTCAGAATTCTGGAGTAAGCTTAAGATATTTCCAGCACAACAAGCAATAGAGGTAGAACAATCTAATGTCAAGTTGTCAACACTTCTTTGAACATTTTAATTCATTGCAACTTTGAGAACCTCTGCAGTCAAGCAGGATTCCATCATCTCATAAACAGTAAGACCTCTCCAGCTTAAAATCAAGTAAAAAATACTAAAGCACAGGCAATCTTAAGAGTAAACATGTGAACAACATATGTTTCACAGAAGCTGTGAAGAAGTGAGAAGTTATTTAATGTGATAAAGAAAAAACAGCTAGTCCATTTTAAGCTAGATACACTTAGGTGAAAAACCACCAAACAGTACCATCCAGCTTTTGCTAATGACTGATGCAATAGACGTGCAGATTAATTTTACATAGCACATTAAATGAAATGCCATGGTCTCCTGGTGCGAAGTGTGAACCATTAGCCATCTGAGCCGGCAATATGATTAAACCAGATCAAGTTTCTACAAATCTTTCACTGGATATACATGCTAGGCATAAACTGACTAGAGGTCACAAGTTGCAGATGTTCTATACCTCAGTGGCTGTTTTGTCAACCTTGCTGAGCAATTCTTGCAGTACAAGTGAACGTCTCCAGTAGAAAGACTCTTCACATCTATTTATCCATGAAAATGAGTCATAAAAACGGATTTTCAGTATCTGAAAATCAACGACCATGGTTTCTGAACATCCTGCCAATACTAATCTGACAAGCGGGGACAGCCGAGGGTATGACTCACCATCGCGCAccgcgagcggcgcgggcggctccgcgccgtgcggcggcgggaacgcggcggcgacgacggggtGGTCAACAGGGAGGACGAGCGCGAGGCGGACCTCGACGTGGTCCCCCGCGGTGCGGCACTCGACGGGAGCGGCCGGGTCGACGAGCACCCTGGGGACGGGGACCCTGAGGGCGACGGGGTGCTCCTCCCCGGCGAGCgagaaggagaggaagaggagggagtCCTCGAGGCGGAGGTCGGCTCGGAGGCTGCCGGAGGGGATGGCGGCCgggagcgcggggcggcgggggaAGACGTAGAGGCGGAGGAGCGGGAGGTGGGCCAGCGCCTCCCACGTGTACCGCCACTGCCGCCGGCGCGCGTGGTTGCCTCCGGGAGCGGagatggcgacggcggccatggcgtggccGTTGGCTCTTGCGAGTTGCGAACCCAAGAGCCTCCGAGGTTTATTAGGAGATTTCACAATTTGATTTGACACCAAATTCACGCACCAAACGGTATTGGTATCCAATTCCCGAGCCTTTCAGAATTTAATACGGGGTATGTAAATTCTTTTAGTTTGGCTAGTCCTCTTCATTTTTCTtcagtttttctcttttttctttggcAAAATTAGATCCATAGTATTAAAAAACCAACATTTAGATATTTACCATTAAAAATTTCACATGTAGATATTTACCATAAAAAAACCAACGTCA
This window of the Panicum virgatum strain AP13 chromosome 1K, P.virgatum_v5, whole genome shotgun sequence genome carries:
- the LOC120639172 gene encoding uncharacterized protein LOC120639172 translates to MAAVAISAPGGNHARRRQWRYTWEALAHLPLLRLYVFPRRPALPAAIPSGSLRADLRLEDSLLFLSFSLAGEEHPVALRVPVPRVLVDPAAPVECRTAGDHVEVRLALVLPVDHPVVAAAFPPPHGAEPPAPLAVRDDVKSLSTGDVHLYCKNCSARLTKQPLRKIMEMPSVNWEEVADNWFGGCCTSFGGAGEKLVAQFINAYGRLEGTSLLDTTAITIETDYLEADIVAQVACLELSSDFVDVKEATSDVSAGKDHTTGKIKLKNSEEQANITAAHAQPPLIFDEGPSVSSSETNGDTLQTDQSGTCQMEIDIELNFEKSKNDCCVENMDESNKEVDLSLVDPCHCCYANEYSGKAEGNPSQISSVNQKKQTVLETKRDYKLTKTISLGSSFIVKASNLMNDFEWVELLCGQCSSPLGSYPSQFTLFPADGRVRLFKCYTSTELPVTGPHDVFRGHTLERVFVNLLLEVAEDEISFRTLVRDLKTKRPILQLVLLSSKAWLASGCCYENDIDGSHGTAYLQPSVKLLYSDYSNASEADIRIVEEWSSKYRAEELYMMKRQIDGLTECLSSAMDNFPVSCSSLEGMCLSSLRR